The following are encoded together in the Dyella terrae genome:
- a CDS encoding aminopeptidase P N-terminal domain-containing protein: MLEPPRFQQRHRALNISSEEYARRRRQLMRMAGEDAVLLIAAAPERVRNADANWPYRQDSDLHYLSGFPEPDAVLALLPGRKHGEAVLFCRERDEEHERWHGESIGTDRAVSEHGMDDAFPIDDIDDILPGMIEGRARVYCHFGREPEFDARLLSWMRRLRQLRGGGVVPKEFVALGHLLHDLRLYKSRGELKLMRDSASIAAEAHRAAMQSAIAGRHEYEVEAEILRVMRSRGAVPAFPPIVAGGAHACVMHYTANRAMLRDGELLLVDAGAEVDCYASDITRTFPVNGRYSREQRALYEVVLAAQLAAIDEVLPGRAFSAAHEVAVQVICEGLCALGLIKGAADDAVADGSYKRFFPAKTGHWLGLDVHDVGDYRVDGEPRVLEPGMVVTVEPGIYVPPGDFTVAERWRGIGIRIEDDIAVTKDGHDVLTDGVPKDADEIEALLASR; the protein is encoded by the coding sequence ATGCTCGAACCGCCACGATTCCAGCAACGACACCGTGCATTGAATATTTCGTCCGAAGAGTACGCTCGTCGGCGCCGCCAGTTGATGCGCATGGCGGGCGAGGATGCTGTGCTCTTGATCGCCGCCGCGCCCGAACGTGTACGCAACGCGGATGCCAACTGGCCGTATCGGCAGGATTCGGATCTGCATTATCTCTCGGGTTTTCCCGAACCCGATGCCGTGCTGGCGCTGTTGCCGGGCCGCAAGCACGGCGAGGCCGTGCTGTTTTGTCGTGAGCGCGACGAGGAACACGAGCGCTGGCACGGTGAATCCATCGGCACCGATCGTGCCGTGAGCGAACACGGCATGGACGATGCGTTCCCCATCGACGACATCGACGACATCCTGCCCGGCATGATCGAGGGCAGGGCGCGTGTCTACTGCCATTTCGGTCGCGAACCCGAGTTCGACGCCCGCTTACTGAGCTGGATGCGTCGTCTGCGCCAGCTGCGCGGGGGCGGTGTGGTGCCGAAAGAGTTCGTGGCGTTGGGGCATCTGCTCCACGACCTGCGTCTGTACAAATCGCGCGGCGAGCTGAAGCTGATGCGTGACTCGGCATCGATCGCCGCCGAGGCGCATCGTGCGGCCATGCAATCGGCCATCGCTGGCCGCCATGAATACGAAGTGGAAGCCGAGATCCTGCGCGTTATGCGCAGCCGCGGTGCGGTTCCGGCGTTTCCACCCATCGTGGCCGGTGGCGCGCATGCCTGCGTGATGCATTACACAGCCAATCGCGCCATGTTGCGCGATGGCGAGCTTTTGCTGGTGGACGCCGGTGCGGAAGTGGATTGTTATGCGTCAGACATCACCCGCACCTTTCCCGTAAATGGCCGCTACAGCCGCGAGCAGCGCGCCCTGTACGAAGTGGTGCTGGCTGCGCAGCTGGCGGCCATCGACGAAGTGCTGCCCGGGCGTGCGTTCAGTGCGGCGCACGAGGTGGCCGTGCAGGTGATTTGCGAAGGGTTGTGCGCACTCGGCCTGATCAAGGGCGCGGCTGACGATGCCGTCGCCGACGGCAGCTACAAGCGTTTCTTTCCGGCCAAGACCGGGCACTGGCTAGGCCTCGATGTGCACGACGTCGGCGACTACCGCGTGGATGGCGAGCCGCGCGTGCTCGAGCCGGGCATGGTGGTGACGGTTGAGCCGGGCATCTACGTGCCGCCGGGTGATTTCACCGTGGCCGAACGCTGGCGTGGTATCGGTATCCGCATTGAAGACGACATAGCGGTGACCAAGGATGGCCACGACGTGCTGACCGACGGCGTGCCCAAGGATGCGGACGAGATCGAGGCCCTGTTGGCTTCGCGTTGA
- the cydB gene encoding cytochrome d ubiquinol oxidase subunit II produces MFDYETLRVIWWALLGVLLIGFAIMDGFDFGIAALLRVLGKTEDERLVMLETIEPTWEGNQVWFVLGGGAAFAAWPQLYAVSFSGMYLAIFLVLVALILRPVGFNFRGKVHNERWRTVWDYVLTASGIVVMLISGVAFGNLFLGAPFQFDDDLRMSWHGSFFELLHPFALVAGLVSLSMLLAHGACWAAYKADHIIADRAVRVARWTTLAYVVLYVVAGIWLAYGVPGYAIVGPVVTDGVSNPLFKQVAHGSSWFASYMEHPYFWLAPVLGFAGAIGVQLTVGKKGLGGFICSSLMVAGTILSAGFALFPFLLPSRLDPRSSLTVWDASSSQGTLGLMLAMTIIFMPIIIIYTSWVYHVMRGRVTLDHVRHSGHGY; encoded by the coding sequence ATGTTCGACTATGAAACGCTACGCGTGATCTGGTGGGCCCTGCTCGGTGTGCTGCTGATCGGCTTTGCCATCATGGATGGCTTCGATTTCGGCATCGCAGCGCTGCTGCGCGTGCTAGGCAAGACCGAAGACGAGCGGCTGGTGATGCTGGAAACCATCGAGCCCACCTGGGAAGGCAATCAGGTGTGGTTCGTGCTGGGCGGCGGCGCGGCGTTTGCGGCGTGGCCACAGCTTTATGCGGTGTCGTTCTCCGGCATGTACCTGGCGATTTTCCTGGTGCTGGTAGCACTCATCCTGCGGCCTGTGGGCTTCAACTTCCGCGGCAAGGTGCACAACGAACGCTGGCGCACCGTGTGGGACTACGTGCTGACCGCATCCGGCATCGTGGTGATGCTGATTTCGGGCGTAGCCTTCGGCAACTTGTTCCTGGGTGCGCCGTTTCAATTCGACGACGATCTGCGCATGAGCTGGCATGGCAGCTTCTTCGAATTGCTGCATCCGTTCGCACTGGTCGCCGGCCTGGTCTCGCTGAGCATGCTGCTGGCCCACGGCGCCTGCTGGGCAGCGTACAAGGCTGACCACATCATCGCCGACCGTGCCGTTCGCGTGGCGCGCTGGACCACGCTTGCCTATGTGGTGCTCTACGTCGTCGCTGGCATCTGGCTCGCTTATGGCGTGCCCGGCTACGCCATCGTCGGCCCAGTGGTGACGGATGGCGTATCCAATCCGCTCTTCAAGCAGGTGGCGCATGGCAGCAGCTGGTTCGCCAGCTATATGGAGCACCCGTATTTCTGGCTGGCCCCCGTACTCGGTTTTGCCGGCGCCATCGGCGTGCAGCTCACCGTGGGTAAAAAGGGGTTGGGCGGCTTCATATGCAGTAGCCTGATGGTGGCGGGCACCATTCTTTCTGCCGGCTTTGCGCTGTTTCCGTTCCTGCTGCCGTCGCGCCTTGACCCGCGTTCGAGCCTCACCGTTTGGGATGCGTCATCCAGTCAGGGGACGCTGGGACTGATGTTGGCCATGACGATTATTTTCATGCCCATCATCATCATCTACACCAGCTGGGTGTACCACGTGATGCGCGGCCGCGTCACGCTAGACCACGTGCGCCACTCCGGCCACGGCTACTGA
- a CDS encoding recombinase family protein: protein MQDARNIKVYSYLRFSDARQAAGSSADRQTQYAAAWAMQRQLTLDQSLSLRDEGLSAYHQRHVKQGALGTFLQAIDDGRIHAGSVLVVESLDRLSRAEPLQAQAQLAQIINAGITVVTASDGREYNRERLKANPMDLVYSLLVMIRAHEESDTKSKRVKAAIRRQCEQWLAGTYRGRIRHGQDPQWLRWEDGAWHLIPERVAAVQQAIEWFRAGHGATTIVDRLQAVGLSISHRGSSVSHLYKLFRLPALQGVKTLSIDETAYALTAYYPPILRTEAFDELQVLIRQRGRRKGKGDIPGMITGMRLTTCGYCGSAMVAQNLMRRKRDAQGQVQDTYRRLACSSGTTHRRCPVGGSTSVAPIERALLDFCSDQMNLHALVDPAAVHEPARQKLAIAKARAADVETQLGRLTDALLHDEGAAPAILVRKVRELEDALEPLKREVVQAEHELATVSRKAPVAADAWRAVVTRVKQQEADARLQARQLIADTFARLVVYHRGVEPSDGADTALDLVLVPHGGPSRVLRIDRKTGAWLATEDAIGAQPRSTDNGRLSQ, encoded by the coding sequence ATGCAGGACGCACGAAACATCAAGGTCTATAGCTACTTACGCTTCAGTGATGCCCGGCAGGCAGCCGGCAGCAGCGCCGATCGACAAACCCAATACGCGGCCGCTTGGGCCATGCAGCGCCAACTTACGCTGGATCAATCGCTCTCCCTCCGGGATGAGGGGCTCAGTGCCTATCACCAGCGCCATGTGAAGCAAGGGGCGTTAGGGACCTTCCTCCAAGCCATCGATGACGGCCGTATCCACGCCGGGTCTGTCCTGGTCGTGGAGAGCCTCGATCGCCTGAGTCGCGCCGAACCCCTCCAGGCCCAGGCGCAGCTGGCCCAAATCATCAACGCAGGGATCACGGTGGTGACTGCCAGTGATGGCCGGGAGTACAACCGAGAGCGCCTCAAGGCCAATCCCATGGATTTGGTCTACAGCCTGCTGGTGATGATCCGCGCGCACGAAGAAAGCGACACCAAGAGCAAACGGGTCAAAGCAGCGATCCGCCGCCAGTGCGAGCAGTGGCTGGCCGGCACCTATCGGGGCCGTATCCGCCACGGGCAGGACCCTCAGTGGCTTCGGTGGGAAGACGGTGCATGGCACCTGATTCCGGAGCGGGTCGCGGCGGTGCAACAGGCCATCGAATGGTTTCGGGCCGGCCACGGCGCCACCACGATTGTCGATCGTCTCCAGGCGGTCGGCTTGTCCATTTCTCACCGTGGCTCGTCGGTATCGCATTTGTACAAGCTCTTTCGCCTGCCCGCCCTCCAGGGCGTCAAAACGCTGTCGATCGATGAGACCGCGTATGCGCTAACGGCGTACTACCCACCGATCCTCCGCACCGAGGCCTTCGACGAACTTCAGGTACTCATCCGCCAACGCGGACGGCGCAAGGGCAAGGGGGATATCCCCGGCATGATCACCGGCATGCGCCTCACCACCTGCGGGTACTGCGGATCAGCGATGGTGGCGCAGAACCTTATGCGTCGGAAGCGGGATGCACAGGGCCAGGTCCAAGACACGTATCGCCGTCTGGCCTGCAGCTCCGGTACCACACACCGTCGGTGTCCGGTCGGCGGCAGCACCAGCGTCGCGCCGATTGAGCGGGCGTTGCTCGACTTCTGTTCGGACCAAATGAATCTGCATGCCCTGGTCGACCCGGCCGCCGTCCATGAGCCGGCTCGGCAAAAGCTGGCTATCGCCAAAGCCCGCGCCGCGGACGTGGAAACACAGTTGGGGCGCTTGACCGACGCTTTGTTGCACGACGAGGGGGCCGCTCCCGCCATCCTCGTGCGTAAGGTGCGCGAATTGGAAGACGCGCTGGAGCCGTTAAAGCGCGAGGTGGTTCAAGCAGAACACGAGCTGGCGACGGTATCCCGGAAAGCGCCAGTCGCCGCGGACGCCTGGCGTGCCGTGGTCACGCGCGTGAAGCAGCAGGAGGCTGACGCCCGTCTTCAGGCACGCCAGCTTATCGCCGATACCTTCGCCCGGCTGGTGGTGTATCACCGCGGGGTCGAGCCGAGCGACGGCGCCGACACGGCGCTCGACTTGGTGCTCGTCCCGCATGGCGGCCCCTCGCGGGTGCTACGCATCGACCGCAAGACCGGGGCATGGCTTGCTACGGAAGACGCGATTGGAGCCCAACCACGCAGCACGGACAATGGTCGGCTATCCCAATAG
- a CDS encoding 5-formyltetrahydrofolate cyclo-ligase gives MDANAQRRELRRQLAEQRRALTPPQRIAAAQGLRRSLEQLPEYLTDARVAGYWACDGELPLNLVIPPLATRGQQFLLPVIGPNHQLRFAPWQSGEDVQPNRYGIPEPAKPSELLEPFQLDLVLVPLTGFDRRGNRLGTGGGYYDRAFAFLNEQVRPTEPLLVGIAYAFQELPEIDEEPWDVPLDFIATDQELIDCHATSEDGEASA, from the coding sequence GTGGACGCCAACGCCCAGCGACGCGAATTACGCCGGCAACTGGCCGAACAGCGCCGCGCCCTGACGCCCCCGCAGCGGATCGCCGCGGCTCAGGGGCTGCGCCGCAGCCTGGAACAACTCCCCGAGTACCTTACAGACGCGCGAGTGGCCGGTTACTGGGCCTGCGACGGCGAGTTGCCGCTGAACCTCGTCATTCCGCCGCTGGCTACGCGGGGACAGCAGTTCCTGCTGCCGGTGATAGGCCCGAACCATCAGCTGCGTTTCGCGCCATGGCAGTCCGGCGAGGACGTCCAGCCCAACCGCTACGGCATTCCTGAACCCGCCAAGCCAAGCGAGCTGCTGGAACCCTTCCAGCTCGATCTGGTGCTGGTGCCACTGACGGGCTTTGACCGCCGGGGCAACCGGCTGGGCACGGGCGGGGGCTATTACGACCGCGCGTTTGCCTTCCTCAACGAGCAGGTGCGCCCGACCGAACCACTGCTGGTCGGCATCGCCTACGCATTCCAGGAGCTGCCCGAGATCGATGAAGAACCCTGGGACGTGCCGCTCGATTTCATCGCCACCGATCAGGAACTGATCGATTGCCACGCCACCAGCGAGGATGGAGAAGCCAGCGCATGA
- a CDS encoding cell division protein ZapA: MAESNLGTTANEPVALRLVDREFLIACAPEEREGLLESAAYLDRKMRELRANAKAPGFDRLAVLAAISVTHEFLALRKQHTGSDQSVTDGITALRRKLEAALAAHIK, from the coding sequence ATGGCTGAGAGCAATTTGGGTACCACCGCCAACGAACCGGTCGCCCTGCGACTGGTGGATCGCGAATTCCTGATCGCCTGCGCGCCGGAAGAGCGCGAAGGGCTGCTGGAATCCGCCGCCTACCTCGATCGCAAGATGCGCGAATTGCGTGCCAACGCCAAGGCGCCGGGCTTCGACCGCCTGGCCGTGCTGGCGGCTATCAGCGTCACGCACGAGTTCCTGGCGCTGCGCAAGCAGCACACTGGCTCTGATCAGAGCGTGACTGACGGCATCACCGCATTGCGTCGCAAGCTTGAAGCCGCACTCGCTGCCCACATAAAATAG
- a CDS encoding UPF0149 family protein: MTANEPIGYDELDAAAARLQLAEDASGLHGSLCGFLAGGGRVGRQSLVAVLHLDAEAATPSPGDQALLERLVKQTESELADPELGFEPLLPADDRPVTERADALVDWCRGFLGGFGLGGAETHGKLSDEAQEILKDLGTIAASSFEFGEEAEDEDSLIEVHEFVRMGAMLLFAECSNRHDSSNDTVH; encoded by the coding sequence ATGACAGCAAACGAGCCCATTGGCTACGACGAATTGGACGCCGCGGCAGCCCGCCTGCAACTGGCGGAGGATGCGAGTGGCCTGCATGGATCGCTATGCGGGTTCCTGGCCGGTGGTGGCCGCGTGGGCCGACAATCGTTGGTGGCGGTGTTGCACTTGGATGCCGAGGCCGCCACGCCGTCGCCGGGCGATCAAGCGTTGCTGGAGCGCCTGGTTAAGCAGACGGAATCCGAGCTGGCCGACCCCGAGCTGGGTTTCGAGCCGTTGCTGCCGGCGGACGATCGGCCGGTGACCGAGCGCGCCGATGCCCTCGTTGACTGGTGTCGCGGTTTCCTCGGTGGCTTCGGTCTGGGCGGCGCCGAGACGCACGGCAAGTTGTCCGATGAAGCGCAGGAGATCCTCAAGGATCTCGGCACCATCGCGGCATCGTCCTTCGAATTTGGCGAGGAGGCTGAAGATGAGGATTCGCTGATCGAAGTCCATGAGTTTGTGCGCATGGGCGCGATGCTGCTGTTTGCGGAATGCTCGAACCGCCACGATTCCAGCAACGACACCGTGCATTGA
- the cydX gene encoding cytochrome bd-I oxidase subunit CydX, whose amino-acid sequence MWYFSWILGLGLATAFGILNAMWYEVQATDEAHQRKDPHPPGR is encoded by the coding sequence ATGTGGTATTTCTCCTGGATTCTCGGCCTCGGCCTGGCTACAGCGTTCGGCATCCTCAATGCCATGTGGTACGAGGTGCAGGCAACCGACGAAGCACATCAACGCAAGGATCCGCACCCACCAGGGCGGTGA
- a CDS encoding cytochrome ubiquinol oxidase subunit I translates to MIDSDVVTLSRLQFALTALYHFLFVPLTLGIVWILAIMESVYVMTGREVWKRMVQFWGVLFGINFAMGVATGVTMEFQFGMNWAYYAHYVGDVFGTPLAIEGLMAFFLEATLVGLFFMGWNRMSRVSHLLTTWFLALGTNLSALWILIANGWMQNPVGSAFNAQTMRMEVTSFTEVMFNPVAQAKFVHTVSAGYVVGSMFVLSISAWYLLKGRNTDFAKRSMTVAASFGLAAALSVVVLGDESGYAVSENQKMKMAAIEAMWETEPAPASFTLIGVPDVENHTTHYALRIPWVMGLIGTRSIDKPIPGIANLVEDTKGRINNGILAYDAMLALRQDKNNEQAKNVLATHDKDMGYALLLKRFMDDPRKATPADIQKAADSTIPNVPVLFWSFRLMVACGFYFILLFGVMFWQASKRQLDKRRWLLKLALWSLPLPWLAAELGWIVAEYGRQPWSIEGILPTALGVSSVTAGQVWTSLAGFVLFYSVLAIIDAVLMVKYAKKGPDGLGLWPPTEPAPAVTTAPAHA, encoded by the coding sequence ATCATCGACTCCGATGTCGTCACGCTCTCACGCCTGCAGTTCGCGCTGACCGCGCTCTATCACTTCCTGTTCGTGCCGCTCACCTTGGGCATCGTGTGGATCCTCGCCATCATGGAGAGTGTCTATGTGATGACCGGGCGCGAAGTCTGGAAGCGCATGGTGCAGTTCTGGGGCGTGCTGTTCGGCATCAACTTCGCCATGGGTGTCGCCACTGGCGTCACCATGGAATTCCAGTTCGGCATGAACTGGGCGTACTACGCACATTACGTGGGCGACGTGTTCGGCACGCCGCTGGCCATCGAGGGCCTGATGGCGTTCTTCCTCGAGGCGACGCTGGTCGGCCTGTTCTTCATGGGCTGGAACCGCATGTCGCGGGTGTCGCATCTGCTGACCACCTGGTTCCTCGCGCTGGGCACCAACCTCTCCGCGCTGTGGATCCTCATCGCCAACGGCTGGATGCAGAATCCGGTGGGCTCGGCCTTCAACGCGCAAACCATGCGCATGGAGGTGACCTCGTTTACCGAGGTGATGTTCAACCCCGTCGCCCAAGCCAAGTTCGTGCATACGGTAAGCGCCGGCTACGTGGTGGGCTCGATGTTCGTGCTGTCCATCAGCGCTTGGTACTTGCTGAAGGGACGCAACACCGATTTCGCCAAGCGCTCGATGACGGTCGCCGCCAGCTTCGGTCTGGCCGCCGCGCTGTCGGTGGTGGTGCTGGGCGATGAGTCCGGTTACGCCGTCTCCGAGAACCAGAAGATGAAGATGGCGGCCATTGAGGCCATGTGGGAAACCGAACCCGCACCCGCGTCCTTTACGCTGATCGGCGTGCCGGACGTGGAGAACCACACCACGCACTATGCGTTGCGCATCCCGTGGGTGATGGGCCTGATCGGCACGCGTTCCATCGACAAACCGATTCCGGGCATCGCCAATTTGGTGGAAGACACCAAGGGCCGCATCAACAACGGCATCCTCGCCTACGACGCGATGCTGGCGCTGCGCCAGGACAAGAACAACGAGCAGGCCAAGAATGTACTGGCCACGCACGACAAGGACATGGGTTATGCGCTGCTGCTCAAGCGCTTCATGGACGACCCGCGCAAGGCCACGCCAGCGGATATCCAGAAGGCGGCCGACAGCACCATCCCGAATGTGCCCGTGTTGTTCTGGTCATTCCGCCTGATGGTGGCCTGCGGCTTCTATTTCATCCTGCTGTTCGGCGTTATGTTCTGGCAGGCGAGTAAGCGCCAGCTCGACAAGCGCCGCTGGCTGCTCAAGCTCGCCCTGTGGAGCCTGCCGTTGCCGTGGCTTGCCGCCGAACTGGGTTGGATCGTGGCCGAATACGGCCGCCAGCCCTGGTCTATTGAAGGCATCCTGCCGACGGCTTTGGGTGTGTCCAGCGTCACGGCCGGACAGGTGTGGACATCGCTGGCGGGCTTCGTGCTGTTCTACAGCGTGCTGGCCATCATCGATGCCGTGCTGATGGTGAAGTACGCGAAGAAGGGCCCGGACGGACTCGGCCTATGGCCGCCGACCGAACCGGCGCCCGCCGTCACCACCGCACCGGCCCACGCCTGA
- the cydP gene encoding cytochrome oxidase putative small subunit CydP, whose protein sequence is MPTPSVEPARSSPGSIDPPRPPLRRLGRELILLVLAKIAFISLIWWVVAAHYARPDTRPSAIEHLLAPAPSSSSPQADSP, encoded by the coding sequence ATGCCCACGCCGTCCGTTGAGCCGGCCCGTTCAAGCCCGGGTTCCATCGACCCACCTAGGCCGCCACTGCGTCGACTGGGGCGCGAGTTGATCTTGCTGGTGCTCGCCAAGATCGCCTTTATTTCGCTGATCTGGTGGGTAGTCGCAGCACACTACGCCCGACCCGATACCCGCCCTTCCGCCATCGAGCATCTGCTCGCACCGGCACCCTCCTCTTCCTCACCGCAAGCAGACAGCCCATGA
- a CDS encoding TIGR02449 family protein — MSVPDSVKPDPVKQELAALGEQVDRLLDTVRRLNEENRSLRHSQEQLASERAGLMARNEQARSRVEAMIQRLKALENNG, encoded by the coding sequence ATGAGCGTGCCCGATTCCGTCAAGCCAGACCCCGTCAAGCAAGAGCTTGCAGCCCTCGGCGAACAAGTCGACCGGCTGCTTGACACCGTGCGTCGCCTCAACGAGGAAAACCGCAGCCTGCGCCACAGCCAGGAACAGCTGGCCAGTGAACGTGCCGGCCTCATGGCACGCAACGAACAGGCGCGCAGCCGTGTCGAGGCAATGATCCAGCGACTGAAGGCGCTCGAGAACAATGGCTGA
- the pepQ gene encoding Xaa-Pro dipeptidase: MPPPPRHHVPLPFAPTPKHPGASPESTCKTASPPLYPQHLATLRQRADKALALGGFDHLVIAAGSPLRKFLDDQDYPFVANPHFRHWLPLTDTPGSWIVYTPGKKPKLIYLQPKDYWHVVPAAPSGYWVEHFDIEIVRNATDAVALLPGEYTRRAILGPECPEVPGAEANNPQAVLDYLHWHRSYKTPYELELMREASRIGTRAHRAAEHAFHAGESEFGIHMAYLAAAGQIDAELPYASIVGLNEHGAVLHYTHFDRKAPAESRSFLIDAGASAAGYASDITRTYAAKGHDEFQALIDSVDVAQRGFVAKVRAGQSYPELHIHAHHVLADVLREHGIIRMSAESAVASGVTAAFFPHGLGHPIGLQVHDVSGFQASETGGAIARPQGHPYLRMTRVLEPGMVVTIEPGLYFIDMLLDELRAKPVSADIDWSRVAHFRPYGGIRIEDDVVCTDGAPENLTRDAFALIG; the protein is encoded by the coding sequence ATGCCGCCCCCACCGCGCCATCATGTCCCCCTCCCCTTCGCCCCAACGCCCAAACACCCAGGCGCCTCCCCGGAGTCAACATGCAAGACCGCCTCGCCCCCCCTCTATCCCCAGCACCTCGCCACCCTGCGCCAGCGCGCCGACAAGGCGCTCGCATTGGGCGGCTTCGATCACCTCGTGATCGCGGCGGGATCGCCGTTGCGCAAATTCCTCGACGATCAGGACTACCCCTTCGTCGCGAATCCGCATTTCCGCCACTGGCTGCCGCTGACCGACACCCCGGGGAGCTGGATCGTTTACACGCCGGGCAAGAAACCGAAGCTGATCTATCTGCAGCCCAAGGATTACTGGCATGTGGTGCCCGCAGCACCAAGCGGCTACTGGGTCGAGCACTTCGACATCGAGATCGTGCGCAACGCCACCGATGCCGTCGCCCTCCTGCCCGGTGAATATACGCGTCGCGCCATCCTCGGTCCGGAGTGCCCAGAGGTGCCAGGCGCCGAAGCAAACAACCCGCAGGCTGTACTCGACTATCTGCACTGGCACCGCTCGTACAAGACACCGTACGAGCTGGAACTGATGCGCGAGGCGAGCCGCATCGGCACGCGTGCGCACCGCGCCGCGGAGCACGCCTTCCACGCGGGCGAGAGCGAGTTCGGCATCCACATGGCGTATCTCGCCGCAGCGGGCCAGATCGACGCCGAACTGCCTTACGCCAGCATCGTAGGTCTAAATGAACACGGCGCCGTGCTTCATTACACGCACTTCGACCGCAAGGCGCCAGCGGAAAGCCGCTCGTTCCTGATCGATGCGGGCGCCAGCGCCGCAGGTTATGCGAGTGACATTACGCGCACCTACGCCGCCAAGGGTCACGACGAGTTCCAGGCACTGATCGACAGCGTCGATGTGGCGCAGCGAGGCTTCGTGGCGAAGGTGCGCGCGGGCCAGAGCTACCCTGAGCTGCATATCCACGCGCACCACGTACTGGCCGATGTGCTTCGCGAGCACGGCATCATTCGCATGAGCGCAGAGAGCGCCGTGGCGTCGGGTGTCACCGCCGCCTTCTTCCCGCATGGCCTGGGTCATCCCATCGGCCTGCAGGTGCATGACGTGTCTGGCTTCCAGGCGTCGGAAACGGGCGGCGCCATCGCGCGGCCCCAGGGTCACCCCTACCTGCGCATGACCCGCGTGCTCGAACCAGGCATGGTGGTGACGATCGAACCTGGTCTGTACTTCATCGACATGTTGCTCGACGAACTGCGTGCCAAACCGGTATCCGCCGATATCGACTGGTCACGTGTAGCGCATTTCCGCCCCTATGGCGGCATCCGCATCGAAGACGACGTGGTGTGCACCGATGGCGCACCCGAGAACCTCACGCGCGACGCCTTTGCACTCATCGGTTGA